Proteins encoded together in one Telopea speciosissima isolate NSW1024214 ecotype Mountain lineage chromosome 6, Tspe_v1, whole genome shotgun sequence window:
- the LOC122665530 gene encoding protein FAR1-RELATED SEQUENCE 5-like: protein MCISRVKDGQYECKDFFDDHNHELHTLGTSHLIQSQRQISNIVAHGIDLTDDSGIRPKATFDLMGMQVGGSENLGCTRVDLNNYLRTKRQQDLAFGEAGSLLAYFENPTRNNPLFTYSLQLDNGEQITNIFWADPRMLIDYAVFGDVVIFDTTFCTNKEYRPFGIFTGFNHYRGATIFGAALLYDETVPSFKWLFETFLETHGQKKPKTIFTNQDAAMSRAIAEVLPETWHGLCTWHLMQNGIKHLGNLMKHGSSFLKDLNKCIFQYENEEEFENAWKILLDDYQLGNNSWLARIYSIKHKWACCYMKYTFTLGVRSTQLSESINSDLKDYLRPTLDLVRFFKQFERVVEDKRANELKAKFEARNTLPRTMGCNAPILRQAGKVYTPYIFNEFRREHDMFLACSVKYRIINDVFHQYIVGMVDEEGEFVEGEHAVLYKIHEQVLECSYRKFETYGILCCHVLKVLDVLEIKCIPKKYIFRRWTRAAKDILVEDSKGKEVMEDVQLSRTQHFRHLMPKYVKLVNQASNTDAGFEMANINVDILAKELATLTIACLTIEDSVHCSEAFMGLVLKKKEDRKGGGKRHKSFIETTGKQKKCNKTIRSQTSVSMETLEEPSQSLATSNVCGVSQYTENRLFTSLLLAVGSSQGSTTTPRVDLSPGQETGETHGDRFKEAWTIMKNNVVKNSSVF from the exons ATGTGTATATCTAGGGTGAAAGATGGTCAATATGAATGTAAAGATTTTTTTGATGACCACAACCATGAATTGCATACATTAGGTACTTCTCATTTGATACAGTCTCAACGCCAAATCTCAAATATAGTTGCACATGGAATAGATTTGACTGATGATTCCGGTATCAGGCCCAAGGCCACTTTTGATTTGATGGGCATGCAAGTTGGTGGTAGCGAAAACCTAGGTTGCACTAGGGTAGATTTGAATAATTACCTTCGAACCAAACGTCAGCAAGATCTAGCCTTCGGTGAAGCTGGGAGTTTGCTAGCATATTTTGAAAATCCGACAAGGAACAACCCATTATTTACATACTCTTTGCAACTGGATAATGGAGAACAAATAACAAACATATTTTGGGCAGATCCGAGGATGCTCATTGATTATGCAGTGTTTGGTGATGTTGTTATCTTTGACACTACGTtttgcacaaacaaagagtaCAGGCCATTTGGGATTTTTACAGGATTCAACCATTATAGAGGTGCGACCATATTCGGAGCTGCACTACTATATGATGAGACAGTTCCTTCCTTCAAATGGTTGTTTGAGACATTTTTGGAGACTCATGGACAGAAGAAGCCCAAAACCATTTTTACTAATCAAGATGCTGCAATGTCAAGGGCAATAGCTGAGGTTTTACCTGAAACATGGCATGGATTGTGTACCTGGCACCTAATGCAGAATGGGATAAAACATCTTGGTAATTTGATGAAACATGGATCATCATTTCTTAAAGATTTGAATAAATGCATATTCCAATATGAAAATGAAGAGGAATTTGAGAATGCATGGAAAATTTTACTGGATGATTACCAACTTGGGAATAATTCATGGTTAGCTCGGATTTATAGTATTAAACATAAATGGGCATGCTGTTATATGAAATACACTTTCACACTTGGTGTGAGGAGCACACAGCTCAGTGAAAGTATTAACAGTGATTTGAAAGATTATTTGAGACCCACATTGGATCTTGTACGGTTTTTTAAGCAATTTGAACGAGTTGTGGAGGATAAGCGTGCTAATGAATTGAAGGCTAAGTTTGAAGCAAGAAATACGCTTCCTAGGACCATGGGTTGCAATGCACCAATACTGAGACAAGCAGGAAAAGTTTATACCCCTTACATATTCAATGAATTTAGGAGGGAGCATGACATGTTTCTTGCTTGCTCTGTAAAATATCGTATTATAAATGATGTCTTCCACCAGTACATTGTTGGAATGGTTGATGAGGAAGGTGAATTTGTGGAAGGAGAACATGCAGTCTTGTACAAGATACATGAGCAGGTTTTAGAATGCAGTTACAGGAAATTTGAGACATATGGCATCCTATGTTGCCATGTCCTGAAAGTTTTAGATGTGCTCGAGATAAAATGTATtcctaaaaaatatattttcaggAGATGGACCCGAGCAGCAAAAGACATATTGGTGGAGGACAGTAAGGGAAAAGAAGTGATGGAAGATGTCCAGCTGAGTCGTACACAGCATTTTAGGCATCTTATGCCTAAATATGTTAAGCTAGTAAACCAAGCATCTAATACAGACGCTGGTTTTGAGATGGCCAACATTAATGTTGATATTTTGGCTAAAGAGCTTGCAACACTGACTATAGCATGTCTTACTATAGAAGATTCAGTTCATTGCTCTGAAGCTTTCATGGGTTTGgtgctaaaaaaaaaagaagataggaaAGGTGGTGGCAAAAGACATAAGTCCTTCATTGAAACTACGGGGAAGCAGAAGAAATGTAATAAAACAATTAGAAGCCAAACCTCAGTTAGCATGGAAACACTAGAAGAACCATCTCAAAGCCTTGCTACATCAAATGTTTGTGGTGTATCTCAATATACGGAGAACCGACTTTTCACATCACTTTTATTG GCAGTAGGTTCTTCGCAGGGTTCAACAACAACACCTCGAGTTGATCTATCTCCAGGACAAGAAACAGGTGAAACT CATGGAGACCGTTTCAAGGAAGCTTGGACAATAATGAAGAATAATGTTGTGAAAAATAGCTCCGTTTTCTAG